The following proteins are encoded in a genomic region of Saccharopolyspora antimicrobica:
- a CDS encoding cytochrome P450, with protein sequence MAAPTSVPDVFDPRRYATGVPHEDFAWLREHAPVSWQQEREVGAWPGGPGFWAVTRYTDVVAVLKSAEVFSSWLGATQIRDPEPADLPFIRRMMLNLDPPEHGRLRRLVSRAFTPRRVDRFRETVAERARLLVDEVVERGGCDLPAEVTDDYPLRNLADLLGVPETDRGMLLAWTNRIIGYQDPEHSEVTLDADGKPVNPRSPAMLADMFAFAQDLAAFKRHNPADDVMTALANAELDGRGLADAELEMFFFLLSVAGNDTVRSALPGGVLAFARHPDQHRLLLAEPELLDSAVEETLRFHPPVLSFRRTATADAVLGGQRIRAGDKVVVFHCSAHFDDERFPEPHRFDIRRSPNAHVAFGDGPHVCLGAHFARLQLRAFYREALWRLRDLQVTGPVQHLVSNFINGIKHLPLSFTPAPR encoded by the coding sequence ATGGCAGCGCCCACATCTGTCCCGGACGTGTTCGACCCGCGCAGGTACGCCACGGGCGTGCCGCACGAGGACTTCGCCTGGCTCCGCGAGCACGCTCCGGTGAGCTGGCAGCAGGAGCGCGAGGTCGGCGCCTGGCCCGGCGGCCCCGGTTTCTGGGCGGTGACCCGGTACACCGACGTGGTCGCGGTGCTGAAGTCCGCCGAGGTCTTCTCGTCCTGGCTGGGCGCCACCCAGATCCGCGACCCGGAGCCGGCGGACCTGCCGTTCATCCGGCGCATGATGCTCAACCTCGACCCGCCGGAGCACGGCAGGCTGCGGCGGCTGGTCAGCCGGGCGTTCACGCCGCGGCGCGTCGACCGGTTCCGCGAGACGGTGGCAGAGCGGGCGCGGCTGCTGGTCGACGAGGTGGTCGAGCGCGGTGGCTGCGACCTGCCCGCCGAGGTGACCGACGACTACCCGCTGCGCAACCTCGCGGACCTGCTCGGCGTTCCGGAGACCGATCGCGGGATGCTGCTTGCGTGGACCAACCGGATCATCGGCTACCAGGACCCGGAGCACTCCGAGGTCACGCTGGACGCCGATGGCAAGCCGGTGAACCCGCGCTCCCCGGCGATGCTGGCGGACATGTTCGCCTTCGCCCAGGACCTCGCCGCGTTCAAGCGCCACAACCCGGCCGACGACGTGATGACCGCGCTGGCCAACGCCGAGCTGGACGGGCGCGGGCTGGCCGACGCCGAGCTGGAGATGTTCTTCTTCCTGCTCTCGGTGGCCGGCAACGACACCGTGCGCAGCGCCCTGCCGGGCGGGGTGCTCGCCTTCGCCCGGCATCCCGACCAGCACCGGCTGCTGCTGGCGGAGCCGGAACTGCTGGACTCCGCGGTGGAGGAGACGCTGCGCTTCCACCCGCCGGTACTCAGCTTCCGCCGCACCGCCACGGCCGATGCCGTGCTGGGCGGGCAGCGGATCCGCGCCGGCGACAAGGTCGTGGTGTTCCACTGCTCGGCGCACTTCGACGACGAGCGGTTCCCCGAACCGCACCGCTTCGACATCCGCCGCTCCCCCAACGCCCACGTCGCCTTCGGCGATGGCCCGCACGTCTGCCTGGGCGCGCACTTCGCCCGGCTGCAGCTGCGCGCCTTCTACCGCGAGGCGCTGTGGCGGCTGCGCGATCTCCAGGTGACCGGGCCCGTGCAGCACCTGGTCTCGAACTTCATCAACGGCATCAAGCACCTGCCGCTGTCCTTCACACCCGCTCCGCGCTGA
- a CDS encoding NACHT domain-containing protein gives MSARGRFDHDESHGSVRNEITGTVHGNVVQTRTVSGGVHVHWPTGAASWLVGTAVVCAVAAFGVISAAVGAQRWPSVAMSVLAALVLVFWLMRRRARATEQVGAAVRTLRDEVRRQWTQEVGTRGLRQPRPLRLKWRRTARPVSVPDDSGDTPVDGERSSGRALGEAFRTNHRRQLVLLGAPGSGKSTLATLGALAVIEDSREEDPVPVLLSVAGWDPSEPVEDWIARRIAADYPVLAPQSHLPELVRRLLADRRILPVLDGLDEMPRPLLAMALADLDRSAGAGLRMLITCRSAEFEEAVSGGGPLSQAVVVEIEPVATDDVVTYLQEREVTGADRWSPVVEALRADPRGPLARALSTPLMISLARQVYRKPSSDPGQLAAFSTSEEIENHLLEQFLPTAYPKEPERARRWLAFLAHHLEIRVAGPNFEWWHLPRAVPRWILGLLSGLSTAVAVVVPHLLATIGSDAMYTAETLGVGVHLGVMLGVGVGVRVARTAHVAGRRSRNRVWTVLRGAAGDLLAAVAVLALILAVLVLAEGVSAWVSGHEPSLLVMQPGWRGPVAFHVTGAVLFFAVANVLGLDRSGTPQRNVPRVTTLIPRLVICALAGLLFVPVVYVVFLLFGKELGEREVGLVAVFCVVLAGIPVGVARGLAAPIPHRSAVSPLDVLRSDRATVLVTAVACGVASALVFSASAGGSPSQSGFWLRAITVSVIAVVVSASLGPAWMSYSFARIWLAVRGRLPLRLMAFLQDTHAAGVLRQVGPAYQIRHELLRKHFARQAERR, from the coding sequence ATGTCTGCTCGTGGGCGTTTCGACCACGACGAGAGCCACGGCTCGGTGCGCAACGAGATCACCGGTACCGTGCACGGCAACGTGGTGCAAACGCGCACGGTCAGCGGCGGAGTGCACGTCCACTGGCCGACGGGCGCAGCGTCGTGGCTGGTGGGGACAGCGGTGGTGTGCGCGGTGGCCGCCTTCGGCGTGATCAGCGCGGCAGTCGGCGCTCAACGCTGGCCGAGCGTCGCGATGTCGGTGCTGGCGGCGCTGGTGCTCGTCTTCTGGTTGATGCGCCGTCGTGCCCGTGCCACCGAGCAGGTGGGGGCCGCTGTTCGAACGCTGCGCGACGAGGTCCGGCGGCAGTGGACGCAGGAGGTGGGCACGCGCGGCCTGCGCCAGCCGAGGCCGCTGCGGCTGAAGTGGCGCCGGACCGCGCGCCCGGTCTCGGTGCCGGACGACAGCGGAGACACCCCGGTAGACGGCGAACGGTCGTCGGGACGGGCTCTGGGGGAAGCATTCCGCACGAACCACCGCCGCCAGCTGGTGCTGCTGGGCGCACCGGGATCGGGCAAGAGCACCTTGGCGACCCTCGGCGCGCTGGCCGTCATCGAGGACTCCCGGGAAGAAGATCCGGTGCCGGTTCTGCTGTCCGTGGCCGGTTGGGACCCGAGCGAGCCGGTGGAGGACTGGATCGCGCGGCGGATCGCCGCCGACTACCCGGTGCTGGCACCGCAATCGCACCTGCCTGAGCTGGTGCGCCGGTTGCTGGCGGACCGGCGGATTCTGCCCGTGCTGGACGGACTCGACGAGATGCCGCGCCCGCTGCTGGCGATGGCGCTGGCCGATCTGGACCGGTCCGCGGGCGCCGGCTTGCGGATGCTGATCACCTGCCGCAGCGCCGAGTTCGAAGAAGCCGTGTCCGGCGGTGGCCCGCTGTCGCAGGCCGTGGTGGTGGAGATCGAACCCGTGGCGACCGACGACGTGGTGACCTACCTCCAGGAGCGGGAGGTCACCGGAGCGGACCGCTGGTCCCCGGTGGTCGAGGCCCTGCGCGCCGACCCCCGTGGTCCGCTGGCCCGCGCGCTGTCCACGCCGCTGATGATCAGCCTCGCCAGGCAGGTCTACCGGAAACCCAGCAGCGATCCCGGGCAACTGGCCGCCTTCAGCACGTCGGAGGAGATCGAGAACCACCTGCTCGAACAGTTCCTGCCCACGGCCTACCCGAAGGAACCGGAACGAGCCAGGCGGTGGCTCGCGTTCCTCGCGCACCACCTCGAAATCCGTGTCGCAGGCCCGAACTTCGAGTGGTGGCACCTCCCGCGCGCGGTGCCTCGCTGGATCCTGGGGCTCCTGAGCGGACTCTCGACGGCTGTTGCGGTGGTGGTCCCGCACTTGCTGGCAACGATCGGCTCGGACGCGATGTACACCGCCGAAACGCTGGGCGTCGGGGTGCACCTGGGCGTCATGTTGGGTGTGGGTGTCGGCGTGCGGGTGGCCCGCACGGCTCACGTCGCGGGTCGGCGGTCGCGCAACCGGGTGTGGACCGTGCTGCGTGGTGCGGCCGGTGATCTCTTGGCGGCAGTCGCGGTCCTCGCGCTGATCCTGGCGGTGCTGGTGCTCGCCGAAGGCGTATCGGCCTGGGTGTCCGGTCACGAGCCTTCGTTGCTCGTGATGCAGCCCGGCTGGCGCGGGCCGGTTGCCTTTCACGTGACGGGAGCGGTGCTCTTCTTCGCGGTCGCCAACGTCCTGGGCCTCGACCGGTCCGGGACGCCACAGCGCAATGTGCCGCGGGTGACGACGCTGATTCCGCGACTGGTGATCTGCGCACTCGCCGGGCTGCTCTTCGTGCCCGTCGTGTACGTCGTGTTCTTGCTGTTCGGAAAGGAACTCGGCGAACGCGAAGTGGGACTGGTCGCGGTCTTCTGCGTGGTGCTCGCCGGGATTCCGGTCGGGGTGGCGCGGGGCTTGGCGGCACCGATCCCGCACCGCTCGGCGGTGTCGCCGTTGGACGTGTTGCGCAGTGATCGCGCGACCGTGCTGGTCACCGCAGTGGCCTGCGGAGTCGCCTCAGCGCTGGTGTTCAGTGCTTCAGCAGGAGGTTCCCCCTCGCAGTCCGGGTTCTGGCTGAGGGCGATCACGGTGAGCGTGATCGCTGTCGTGGTCTCCGCATCGCTCGGTCCGGCGTGGATGTCGTACTCGTTCGCCCGGATCTGGCTGGCCGTGCGGGGCCGTCTCCCGCTGCGGCTGATGGCGTTCCTCCAGGACACCCACGCCGCAGGCGTTCTCCGGCAGGTCGGGCCCGCCTACCAGATCCGGCACGAGCTGCTCCGCAAGCACTTCGCCAGGCAGGCCGAACGCCGGTGA
- a CDS encoding N-acyl-D-amino-acid deacylase family protein — MFDVVINGGELVDGTGTPRRRGSIGITGDRIVEVSPGKLAGRREIDATGQVVAPGFIDLHSHADYTLEGAPAAVTQIHQGVTTLVTGNCGHSPFPFTDLDLIRRASIIDDRALSWKWRDAAGFREVVEGSAVNVALQVGHNAVRLAVLGDADRAPTGAELERMCELVTTAARQGAVGFSTGLIYAPGVFADAAEVRALVAAAASAGLLYSTHMRNEAATLLDAVREAIEAAEFAGARLEISHLKAMGPENHGKVVEALALIDAARQRGVDVAADVYPYTASSTSLVSRLSPWAVDGGKDALLARLADPATRERIAAELRARFGRDIDPEGLVIADLPIGAQSADIGLSVAEIGRRDGVDPAEAALRVLVAHAANVMIVNHAMSETDVDTVLRHPWVSVASDGWTMTERGDGRPHPRSFGTFARVLGRYVRERGVLTLEDAVRKMTSLPAARIGLADRGVLAAGKAADVVVLDPAGIMDNSTFEQPWQLASGCSAVLVNGVPVLLDGSPTGRSGGTVLTSAA, encoded by the coding sequence ATGTTCGACGTCGTGATCAACGGCGGTGAGCTGGTCGACGGGACCGGGACTCCGCGACGGCGCGGAAGCATCGGCATCACCGGTGACCGCATCGTCGAGGTCAGCCCCGGAAAACTGGCCGGGCGGCGGGAGATCGACGCCACCGGGCAGGTCGTCGCGCCCGGTTTCATCGACCTGCACTCCCACGCCGACTACACCCTGGAGGGCGCCCCGGCGGCCGTCACGCAGATCCACCAGGGCGTGACGACCCTGGTGACCGGCAACTGCGGGCACTCGCCGTTCCCGTTCACCGATCTGGACCTGATCCGCCGCGCCAGCATCATCGATGACCGCGCGCTGAGCTGGAAGTGGCGCGATGCGGCGGGTTTCCGCGAGGTCGTCGAAGGATCGGCGGTCAACGTCGCGCTGCAGGTCGGCCACAACGCGGTGCGGCTGGCGGTGCTCGGTGACGCCGACCGGGCACCGACGGGAGCCGAGCTCGAGAGGATGTGCGAGCTGGTGACGACCGCCGCGCGGCAAGGAGCCGTCGGCTTCTCCACCGGGCTCATCTACGCCCCAGGCGTGTTCGCCGACGCCGCGGAAGTGCGCGCCCTGGTCGCCGCGGCGGCGTCGGCCGGACTGCTGTACTCCACGCACATGCGCAACGAGGCGGCGACGCTGCTCGACGCGGTTCGCGAGGCGATCGAAGCCGCGGAATTCGCGGGCGCCCGCTTGGAGATCTCGCACCTCAAGGCGATGGGGCCGGAGAACCACGGCAAGGTGGTGGAAGCCCTCGCGCTCATCGACGCGGCCCGGCAGCGGGGTGTGGACGTCGCCGCCGACGTCTACCCGTACACGGCCTCCAGCACCTCGCTGGTGTCGCGACTGAGTCCGTGGGCGGTCGACGGCGGCAAGGACGCGCTGCTGGCCAGGCTGGCCGACCCGGCGACCCGGGAGCGCATCGCCGCTGAGCTGCGGGCCAGGTTCGGCCGGGACATCGACCCGGAGGGCCTGGTCATCGCCGACCTGCCGATCGGCGCGCAGAGCGCGGACATCGGCCTTTCGGTCGCGGAGATCGGCCGCCGGGACGGCGTGGACCCGGCCGAAGCAGCGCTGCGCGTGCTGGTGGCGCACGCGGCGAACGTGATGATCGTGAACCACGCGATGAGCGAGACCGACGTCGACACCGTGCTCCGGCACCCGTGGGTGTCGGTGGCCAGCGACGGCTGGACCATGACCGAGCGCGGCGACGGCAGGCCGCACCCGCGCAGTTTCGGCACCTTCGCCCGGGTGCTCGGCCGCTACGTGCGGGAACGCGGGGTGCTGACGCTGGAGGACGCGGTGCGCAAGATGACGTCGCTGCCCGCGGCCAGGATCGGGCTGGCCGACCGCGGTGTGCTCGCCGCGGGCAAGGCCGCCGACGTCGTGGTGCTCGACCCGGCGGGGATCATGGACAACTCCACCTTCGAGCAGCCCTGGCAGTTGGCGTCGGGATGCTCGGCGGTGCTGGTCAACGGTGTGCCGGTGCTCCTCGACGGCAGCCCCACCGGGCGCAGCGGCGGAACGGTGCTGACCTCGGCGGCGTGA
- a CDS encoding Na+/H+ antiporter NhaC family protein: MSNVDSAGAPPRADAPTGPSRARRLTITTTAIGGLVLSGALGPFVQAPTLWGLVPIVLYAALALLGMDIMVATVVAVISALLIMLPTPAEVGELLGESLGDQVTVIGLVIMLGAGVGEILRSTGIAATIVRGVMRVVGERNRTAATLGVMVSCLLLVASLGTLAGALAIAAPLLLPVVARLGFTRSATAAMMFTGGCAGLALAPFAGSNVAIMSAAEVGYLQYLLYGAGPLAVLSLVAGLVIVPWMQRRTEGTGDDYDAADLGATDDTPKRGSGRATAAFALVLVASVGYAIASGAGTTFPLLALPLMGIVAGLVGGLSPTEIAVQMYRGAARLVNVFLLFWLLAVLFAGIDELQPFQVILDTYGTDMRGLSPFVFALLIAALGWVGVPGATAAQVVLLDKVFGELAASLGISAGAWIVVLLFASKADTYGPFPNANMVGSMSLARSTNLKNILLTGFALLVPCCLMYAVILFFETS; the protein is encoded by the coding sequence ATGAGCAATGTGGACAGCGCCGGCGCTCCGCCGCGCGCGGATGCCCCGACCGGACCCTCCAGGGCCCGGAGACTGACCATCACCACCACCGCCATCGGCGGCCTCGTCCTCTCCGGTGCGCTCGGACCGTTCGTCCAGGCGCCGACGTTGTGGGGCCTGGTGCCGATCGTGCTCTACGCGGCGCTCGCGCTGCTGGGCATGGACATCATGGTGGCCACCGTCGTCGCGGTGATCTCCGCGCTGCTGATCATGCTGCCCACCCCGGCGGAGGTCGGCGAGCTGCTCGGCGAATCGCTGGGCGACCAGGTCACCGTCATCGGCCTGGTCATCATGCTCGGCGCCGGGGTCGGCGAGATCCTGCGCAGCACCGGCATCGCGGCGACGATCGTGCGCGGCGTGATGCGCGTGGTCGGCGAGCGCAACCGCACGGCCGCGACGCTGGGCGTGATGGTCTCCTGCCTGCTCCTGGTCGCCAGCCTCGGCACCCTGGCCGGTGCGCTGGCGATCGCCGCGCCGCTGCTGCTGCCGGTCGTGGCCAGGCTCGGCTTCACCCGCTCGGCGACGGCGGCGATGATGTTCACCGGCGGTTGCGCGGGTCTGGCGCTGGCGCCCTTCGCCGGTTCCAACGTCGCGATCATGAGCGCGGCCGAGGTCGGCTACCTGCAGTACCTGCTCTACGGGGCGGGGCCGCTTGCGGTGCTGTCGCTGGTCGCGGGCCTGGTGATCGTGCCGTGGATGCAGCGGCGGACCGAGGGCACTGGCGACGACTACGACGCCGCCGACCTCGGCGCCACCGACGACACGCCGAAGCGGGGCAGCGGCCGGGCTACCGCGGCGTTCGCCCTCGTCCTGGTCGCCAGCGTCGGCTACGCGATCGCCTCCGGCGCGGGCACCACGTTCCCGCTGCTCGCGCTGCCGCTGATGGGCATCGTGGCCGGCCTGGTCGGCGGCCTGAGCCCGACCGAGATCGCGGTCCAGATGTACCGGGGCGCGGCCCGGCTGGTGAACGTGTTCCTGCTGTTCTGGCTGCTGGCGGTGCTGTTCGCCGGGATCGACGAGCTGCAGCCGTTCCAGGTCATCCTCGACACCTACGGCACGGACATGCGCGGTCTGTCGCCGTTCGTGTTCGCGCTGCTGATCGCCGCGCTCGGCTGGGTCGGGGTGCCCGGTGCGACCGCCGCGCAGGTGGTGCTGCTGGACAAGGTCTTCGGTGAGCTCGCGGCCAGCCTCGGGATCAGCGCCGGGGCCTGGATCGTGGTGCTGCTGTTCGCGTCCAAGGCCGACACCTACGGCCCGTTCCCGAACGCCAACATGGTCGGCTCGATGAGCCTGGCCCGCTCGACCAACCTGAAGAACATCCTGCTGACCGGCTTCGCGCTGCTGGTGCCGTGCTGCCTGATGTACGCGGTGATCCTGTTCTTCGAGACCAGCTGA
- a CDS encoding MFS transporter yields the protein MPGTAPVAARLAVAALFLVNGASFASVVPRYPELQDSLGLSNAALGTAIAAFPLGAMAAGLLAGPLLARWRSANVAVWCSALLAADLVAIGLAANWWQLAGALFVAGAMDAVVDVAMNAHGLRVQRAYGRSIVNSLHGLWSVGAIIGGLGGSLAAGIAAPLPLHFGAAAVVLAAVAITSRTFLLPGPDDSAHRGNPRARPGARTLLALLALGALCAAGALVEDTAASWGAIYLRDSLGAAAALSGGVFVALQAAQTIGRLTGDRLVNRFGARAVARAGGALVVVAVGGALLWPSIPTAIIGFALAGWGIATIIPAGFNAADAVPGLPPGAGLAVVGWLYRFGVLAGPPVVGLLADAVSLRLGLVVVPVAGLLIALLAGRLSRTAWRGTTRPG from the coding sequence ATGCCGGGAACCGCACCGGTCGCGGCGCGGCTGGCGGTGGCCGCGCTGTTCCTGGTCAACGGGGCGAGTTTCGCCAGCGTGGTGCCCCGCTACCCGGAACTGCAGGACTCGCTCGGACTGTCCAACGCCGCGCTGGGCACCGCCATCGCGGCGTTCCCGCTGGGCGCGATGGCGGCCGGTCTGCTGGCCGGCCCGCTGCTGGCCAGGTGGCGCTCGGCGAACGTCGCGGTGTGGTGCTCGGCGCTGCTCGCCGCGGACCTGGTCGCGATCGGGCTCGCGGCGAACTGGTGGCAGCTGGCCGGGGCGCTGTTCGTGGCGGGCGCGATGGACGCGGTGGTCGACGTGGCGATGAACGCGCACGGCCTGCGGGTCCAGCGCGCCTACGGGCGGTCGATCGTGAACTCGCTGCACGGCCTGTGGAGCGTCGGCGCGATCATCGGGGGCCTGGGCGGTTCGTTGGCGGCCGGGATCGCAGCGCCGCTACCGCTGCACTTCGGTGCGGCCGCCGTCGTGCTCGCAGCGGTGGCCATCACCAGCCGGACGTTCCTGCTCCCCGGGCCGGACGACTCCGCGCACCGGGGCAACCCGCGGGCGCGACCGGGAGCGCGAACCTTGCTCGCTCTGCTGGCGCTGGGCGCTCTGTGCGCAGCGGGTGCGTTGGTCGAGGACACCGCCGCGTCGTGGGGCGCGATCTACTTGCGCGATTCACTCGGCGCGGCGGCCGCGCTGTCCGGCGGGGTGTTCGTCGCGCTGCAAGCAGCCCAGACCATCGGCAGGCTCACCGGCGATCGGCTGGTCAACCGCTTCGGCGCCCGCGCCGTCGCGCGAGCCGGGGGAGCGTTGGTGGTCGTGGCCGTCGGCGGTGCGCTGCTGTGGCCCTCGATCCCAACCGCGATCATCGGTTTCGCCCTGGCCGGCTGGGGGATCGCCACGATCATCCCGGCCGGGTTCAACGCGGCCGACGCCGTACCGGGACTGCCGCCGGGAGCGGGCCTGGCCGTCGTCGGCTGGCTCTACCGGTTCGGGGTGCTGGCCGGGCCGCCGGTGGTCGGTCTGCTGGCGGACGCGGTGAGCCTGCGCCTCGGCCTGGTGGTGGTCCCGGTTGCGGGCCTGCTCATCGCGCTGCTGGCCGGCCGCCTCAGCCGAACAGCTTGGCGAGGAACCACCCGACCCGGCTGA
- a CDS encoding pseudouridine synthase, protein MRRKLSSPLPQRHGVDPVRMRLPLDGHWRTVRDHLIDRIPKLPPERIDTMLREGLIVGTDGPLGLDSPFVPGAFLWFHRDLPVEVPVPFAIEVVHRDEHLLVVDKPHFLATTPRGGHVAETALIRLRRDLDLPELSPAHRLDRLTAGLVMFVITPRHRGAYQTLFHDRLVHKEYEAVAAFDPDLQLPRTVRSRIHKQRGVLAAEEVPGEPNSETAVELVEHRGGLGRYRLLPRTGRTHQLRVHLNSLGVPILGDDLYPVVRQRAADDFADPLQLLAKVLEFTDPVTGHRRRFESRRMLSGWSAPDSGG, encoded by the coding sequence ATGCGACGCAAGCTCAGCTCGCCGCTGCCGCAGCGGCACGGCGTGGACCCGGTCCGGATGCGACTTCCGCTCGACGGGCACTGGCGCACCGTCCGGGACCACCTGATCGACCGGATCCCGAAGCTCCCGCCGGAGCGCATCGACACCATGCTGCGCGAAGGCCTGATCGTCGGGACGGACGGTCCGCTCGGCCTCGACAGCCCGTTCGTCCCGGGCGCGTTCCTCTGGTTCCACCGCGATCTGCCGGTCGAGGTGCCCGTGCCGTTCGCGATCGAGGTGGTGCACCGGGACGAGCACCTGCTGGTGGTGGACAAGCCGCACTTCCTGGCCACCACCCCGCGCGGCGGGCACGTCGCGGAGACCGCGCTGATCAGGCTGCGGCGCGATCTCGACCTGCCCGAGCTCAGCCCCGCGCACCGGCTGGACCGGCTGACCGCCGGGCTGGTCATGTTCGTCATCACCCCGCGGCACCGCGGCGCGTACCAGACGCTGTTCCACGACCGGCTGGTGCACAAGGAGTACGAGGCCGTCGCCGCTTTCGACCCGGATTTGCAGCTGCCCCGCACGGTGCGCAGCAGGATCCACAAGCAGCGCGGTGTGCTGGCCGCCGAGGAGGTGCCGGGCGAGCCCAACAGCGAAACCGCGGTGGAGCTCGTCGAGCACCGCGGCGGTCTCGGCCGCTACCGGCTGCTGCCGCGCACCGGGCGCACCCACCAGCTGCGGGTGCACCTCAACAGCCTGGGAGTTCCGATCCTCGGCGACGACCTGTACCCGGTGGTGCGGCAGCGGGCCGCCGACGACTTCGCCGACCCGCTGCAGCTGCTGGCCAAGGTGCTGGAGTTCACCGATCCGGTCACCGGGCACCGGCGGCGCTTCGAATCGCGCCGGATGCTGAGCGGCTGGTCGGCACCCGATTCCGGGGGATGA
- a CDS encoding tautomerase family protein, translating to MPFVDIKVIAGVFTAEEQRRLVESVSEAVIAVEGEALRPFTHVVITETPSGSWAIGGEAMTTEQVQAKRAAG from the coding sequence ATGCCGTTCGTCGACATCAAGGTGATCGCCGGGGTGTTCACCGCGGAGGAGCAGCGACGGCTGGTCGAGAGCGTGTCCGAAGCGGTCATCGCCGTCGAAGGCGAAGCCCTGCGCCCGTTCACGCACGTGGTCATCACCGAGACGCCCAGCGGCAGCTGGGCGATCGGAGGAGAGGCGATGACCACCGAACAGGTCCAGGCCAAGCGGGCCGCGGGCTGA
- a CDS encoding MFS transporter: MSTAAPLRSRSGRWILVATILGSGVAFLDGSVVNVALPAIGRAVGGELSVLQWVLDSYLLTLSALLLLGGALGDRYGRRRVYVVGLVLFTIASLGCGLAPTGEALVVARLLQGVGGALLVPGSLALINSTIRQDDRGEAVGRWAGLTGVASAIGPFVGGWLVDAASWRWVFFINVPIAAAALVALRHVPESRNPQAAGRLDVFGAIAVTVGLAGAVFALIEIPVAGWTPLTTAAAVAGVAGLVAFPLIELRHPSPLLPLSLFRSAQFTGANLTTLAVYAALSGALFLLSLQLQQSMGYSALAAGIATLPITIIMLLLSSRVGAVAQRTGPRLPMTFGPIICAAGLALLTWAVPGSTYLTGVLPGVLVFGLGLSITVAPLTSAVLASVSEDNAGVASGVNNAVSRLAGLLAVAVLPVVAGLSRTEAGAPLGPGFVTALLISAVLCAAGGVLSWLTIGRAERVDTYPLPGVNHACQDPCTCHHDRQ, encoded by the coding sequence ATGAGCACTGCTGCGCCGCTGCGCTCGCGGTCGGGTCGCTGGATCCTCGTCGCCACGATCCTGGGTTCCGGGGTGGCGTTCCTGGACGGGTCGGTCGTCAACGTCGCGCTACCCGCTATCGGTCGTGCGGTGGGCGGCGAGCTCAGCGTGCTGCAATGGGTGCTCGACTCCTACCTGCTCACCCTCAGCGCGTTGCTGCTGCTCGGCGGGGCGCTCGGCGACCGCTACGGCCGCCGGCGGGTGTACGTGGTCGGGCTGGTGCTGTTCACCATCGCGTCGCTGGGGTGCGGGCTCGCGCCGACCGGCGAGGCGCTCGTCGTGGCGCGGTTGCTGCAGGGCGTGGGCGGAGCGCTGCTGGTGCCGGGCAGCCTGGCGCTGATCAACTCGACCATCCGGCAGGACGATCGCGGCGAGGCGGTGGGCCGGTGGGCGGGGCTGACCGGGGTGGCCTCGGCGATCGGGCCGTTCGTCGGCGGCTGGCTGGTGGACGCGGCGTCCTGGCGCTGGGTGTTCTTCATCAACGTGCCGATCGCGGCCGCCGCGCTGGTGGCGCTGCGGCACGTCCCGGAGTCCCGGAACCCGCAGGCGGCGGGACGGCTGGACGTCTTCGGCGCGATCGCGGTGACCGTCGGGCTGGCCGGGGCGGTGTTCGCGCTGATCGAGATCCCGGTCGCGGGCTGGACGCCGCTGACCACCGCGGCGGCCGTGGCCGGGGTCGCGGGCCTGGTGGCCTTCCCGCTGATCGAGCTGCGCCACCCGAGCCCGCTGCTGCCGCTGTCGCTGTTCCGCTCGGCGCAGTTCACCGGCGCCAACCTCACCACACTGGCCGTGTACGCGGCGCTGAGCGGCGCGTTGTTCCTGCTGTCGCTGCAGTTGCAGCAGTCCATGGGCTACAGCGCCCTCGCCGCGGGCATCGCGACGCTGCCGATCACCATCATCATGCTGTTGCTCTCCAGCCGCGTGGGCGCGGTCGCGCAGCGCACCGGCCCTCGGCTGCCGATGACGTTCGGCCCGATCATCTGCGCGGCCGGTCTCGCCCTGCTGACCTGGGCGGTGCCGGGCAGCACCTACCTGACCGGGGTGCTGCCGGGTGTGCTGGTGTTCGGCCTCGGCCTGTCGATCACGGTCGCGCCGCTGACCTCGGCCGTGCTCGCCTCGGTGAGCGAGGACAACGCCGGAGTCGCCTCCGGCGTGAACAACGCGGTGTCCCGGCTCGCCGGGCTGCTCGCGGTGGCGGTGCTGCCGGTGGTCGCCGGACTGTCGCGAACCGAAGCCGGTGCCCCGCTCGGCCCCGGCTTCGTCACGGCACTGCTGATCTCGGCCGTCCTGTGCGCGGCAGGCGGAGTCCTGTCCTGGCTCACCATCGGCCGAGCGGAACGCGTGGACACCTACCCGCTACCCGGCGTGAACCACGCCTGCCAAGACCCCTGCACCTGCCACCACGACCGGCAGTGA
- a CDS encoding GNAT family N-acetyltransferase: MNLLATLSVGPVTYQLRRATGADLAAVVELLAADQLGATRESAVDLEPYRAAFAAIDADPAQLLLVATAGDEVVATMQLTFIPGLARRGALRAQIEAVRVHEQHRSHGLGGEMFEWAIGEARRRGCALVQLTTDKQRADAHRFYERLGFTASHEGFKMAL, encoded by the coding sequence TTGAACTTGCTGGCGACGTTGTCCGTCGGACCGGTCACCTACCAGCTGCGCCGGGCCACCGGTGCCGACCTGGCCGCCGTCGTCGAGCTGCTGGCCGCCGACCAGCTCGGCGCGACCCGGGAGTCGGCCGTCGACCTGGAGCCGTACCGAGCGGCTTTCGCCGCCATCGACGCCGATCCGGCGCAGCTGCTGCTGGTGGCGACTGCCGGGGACGAGGTCGTGGCGACCATGCAGCTGACGTTCATCCCGGGACTCGCCCGGCGCGGTGCGCTGCGCGCCCAGATCGAAGCGGTGCGCGTGCACGAACAGCACCGCAGCCACGGCCTCGGCGGCGAGATGTTCGAGTGGGCCATCGGCGAAGCCCGCCGGCGCGGTTGCGCCCTGGTGCAGCTGACCACCGACAAGCAGCGGGCGGACGCGCACCGTTTCTACGAGCGGCTCGGCTTCACCGCCTCCCACGAGGGCTTCAAGATGGCGCTGTGA